The DNA segment ATCCTTGTTCTGTATAAAATATTCCAGCAGATCAAATTCCTTCTTCGTCAGCGTCATCATATGATCTCCGATATATGCCTCTCTGCGCTTCATATCCATGGACAGATCACCGACTGCAAGGCGCTTTTCCTGCTTACGGCTCTGCCGCTTCAAATGGGCGTTTACCCGGGCAAGCAGCTCTCTTGGAGAAAACGGCTTTGTAATATAATCATCCACGCCCTGCTCAAAGGCATACAGGATATCCGTTTCATCATCCCGTGCCGTCAGCATGATAAAAATAGCGTCAATATGCTCACTGCGCAGCTTCTTCACGATATCGATCCCGCTGACATGCGGCAGCATCCAGTCAATGATCAAAACATCAAAGTCTTCCTTCATTGCCAGCTCCACAGCTGTTTTTCCATCGGCACACTCCACGATATCAAAATCGGCTTTTTTCAGATCATATGCAATGATCTTGCGTATGTTGTCTTCATCTTCAATCAATAAAATCCTTGCCATATCGTTCTTCCTCCTGCTCATATCGTTCAATGATCTTTTGAACCAACGGATTACGAACTACATCGAGACTGGTCAGCTCCACAAAGGAGATTCCCTCTATACCGGACAGCAGATGTTTGGCATTCAACAGACCGGAATCCCGTTTTTTGATCAGATCGATCTGCGTCACATCCCCGGTAATGACGATACGGGAATGAAATCCCATCCTCGTTAAAAACATCTTCATCTGTGCCCTTGTTGTATTCTGCGCCTCATCCAGGATAATAAACGCATTATCCAGCGTACGTCCGCGCATGTAAGCCAGCGGTGCAATTTCAATGACTTCCTTTTCCAACAGTTTCTCCACCTGCTCTTGTCCCAGCGTATCATACAGGGCATCATACAGCGGCCGCAGATACGGATCCACCTTTTCCTTTAAATCGCCCGGCAAAAAGCCCAGATTCTCTCCGGCCTCCACAGCGGGCCGGGTCAAAATAATCTTGCGGATATCCCCCTTTTTCAACAGATCGGCGGCGTATACAACGGCCAGGTAGGTCTTCCCCGTACCGGCAACTCCGGTCGCAAAGACGATTTCACTGTTGCACATGCATTTAAACAGATGCCGCTGTCCGATCGTTTTCGGATAGATCAGCTTTCCGTTCACTGTTTTGCCAATCGCTTTCTGATAGGTAGTGGAAAGCTCCTGCAGGCGGTTCAGCTTTGCCAGACGGCAGGCGTATTCAATATCGCGTCCGCTGACATCGATATGTGCCTCCATCATATCAAACAGTGCCTTTACCACCTGTTCGATGCTGTGAAAGGTAACGGCATCCTCGCTGAGAATGCGCAATTCATTATCCCGCATGATAATATCACAGGAAAAGGCATTTCTTATCAGCTCCAGATGCTTATCCTGTGCCCCGCATAATTTTACGATCCATTCCATCGGGTAATCTTCTAATGCAATACGAAATTGTTCACTCATAGGCGCTCCTTATCGTTATGGTGTGGTGATATCCTTGATCAGGGTGTAATGAATCACCATCTTTATTTTACCCATATCCGTAGAGAATTGCAAAATATTTTCCTTGTAAATGCGATCGTCCTTATGAAAATCCTCACTAACCTTGCGTCTGGCATCAAACAGCAGCTGAAAATATTGAAAGGCCTTCGGCTCCTTTGTC comes from the Erysipelotrichaceae bacterium 66202529 genome and includes:
- a CDS encoding response regulator; protein product: MARILLIEDEDNIRKIIAYDLKKADFDIVECADGKTAVELAMKEDFDVLIIDWMLPHVSGIDIVKKLRSEHIDAIFIMLTARDDETDILYAFEQGVDDYITKPFSPRELLARVNAHLKRQSRKQEKRLAVGDLSMDMKRREAYIGDHMMTLTKKEFDLLEYFIQNKDIVLSRDSILNDIWGFDYDGDTRIVDVHVFKLRNKLNASRVHIKSSRGVGYLLEEVHEAQ
- a CDS encoding AAA family ATPase; protein product: MSEQFRIALEDYPMEWIVKLCGAQDKHLELIRNAFSCDIIMRDNELRILSEDAVTFHSIEQVVKALFDMMEAHIDVSGRDIEYACRLAKLNRLQELSTTYQKAIGKTVNGKLIYPKTIGQRHLFKCMCNSEIVFATGVAGTGKTYLAVVYAADLLKKGDIRKIILTRPAVEAGENLGFLPGDLKEKVDPYLRPLYDALYDTLGQEQVEKLLEKEVIEIAPLAYMRGRTLDNAFIILDEAQNTTRAQMKMFLTRMGFHSRIVITGDVTQIDLIKKRDSGLLNAKHLLSGIEGISFVELTSLDVVRNPLVQKIIERYEQEEERYGKDFID